The Paenibacillus macerans genome includes a window with the following:
- a CDS encoding DUF1349 domain-containing protein codes for MTKSILNWETGRWMNAPLSVKQEGSCLKVVPEKGRDFWKKTLYGFEFEDGAALLTGWPADKAVEVSFLLTTFTELYDQAGIMLYHGPGQWIKAGVEINDGIPQLSAVVTDGYSDWSLTAVPEWAGEEVTIRASLMNDAVIIRARTERHAWRTIRVARFPYLSGNQAGPFTCSPTRDGLEVTFTRWAFAEQDQDLHKEPPV; via the coding sequence ATGACCAAAAGCATATTGAATTGGGAGACAGGGCGCTGGATGAATGCGCCTTTATCCGTGAAGCAGGAGGGGAGCTGCCTAAAGGTTGTTCCGGAAAAAGGCAGGGATTTTTGGAAGAAGACACTTTACGGTTTTGAGTTTGAGGACGGCGCGGCCCTGTTAACCGGCTGGCCGGCGGACAAAGCGGTGGAGGTGTCGTTTTTGCTGACGACTTTCACCGAATTGTATGATCAGGCCGGTATTATGCTGTACCACGGACCGGGCCAGTGGATCAAAGCGGGCGTTGAAATCAACGATGGAATTCCCCAGTTGTCCGCCGTAGTCACGGATGGGTATTCGGACTGGTCCTTAACGGCCGTACCCGAATGGGCGGGCGAGGAGGTGACCATCCGCGCATCCCTCATGAACGATGCCGTCATTATACGGGCGCGTACGGAGCGCCATGCCTGGCGCACCATCCGCGTGGCTCGTTTCCCTTACCTTTCCGGCAATCAAGCCGGCCCTTTCACGTGTTCACCGACGCGGGACGGCCTGGAGGTTACGTTTACCCGTTGGGCTTTTGCCGAGCAAGATCAGGATCTTCATAAAGAACCGCCGGTTTGA
- a CDS encoding HAD family hydrolase, with the protein MLKAFIFDMDGVIIDSEPLHFEVDLYTLNSIGIASSKEELEQYVGMTNPEMWRLIKKKHRLPQSIEELIQLQLTKKLAYLDESDIEPISGIRELIQELRDGNIPIGLASSSPRVFIEKVLSKFNILHEFACITSGEEVPKGKPAPDVYLETARAMNVEPEHCCVLEDAKHGVAAAKDAGMRCIGFVNPNSGNQDLSAADFIVSSIAEVKIREL; encoded by the coding sequence ATGCTGAAAGCATTTATTTTTGATATGGACGGCGTAATTATTGATAGCGAACCGCTGCATTTCGAAGTTGATCTGTACACGCTAAACTCGATCGGCATTGCCAGCAGCAAAGAAGAGCTGGAGCAATACGTGGGGATGACCAATCCGGAAATGTGGAGGCTCATCAAGAAAAAACATCGACTGCCGCAGTCGATTGAAGAATTGATTCAGCTGCAATTAACGAAAAAACTTGCTTATTTGGATGAATCGGACATCGAACCCATTTCCGGGATCCGAGAGCTCATTCAGGAATTGCGTGATGGGAATATTCCGATCGGCTTGGCCTCATCGTCCCCCAGAGTATTTATCGAAAAGGTGTTGAGCAAATTCAACATCCTGCATGAATTCGCATGCATCACAAGCGGGGAAGAGGTTCCCAAGGGGAAACCCGCTCCGGACGTCTATTTGGAAACCGCGCGGGCGATGAACGTGGAACCGGAGCATTGCTGTGTCCTGGAGGACGCCAAACACGGGGTGGCGGCAGCGAAAGACGCCGGTATGCGATGCATCGGATTCGTGAATCCCAACTCCGGGAATCAAGATTTGTCAGCGGCTGATTTTATCGTCAGCTCCATCGCAGAAGTAAAAATCCGGGAACTATAG
- a CDS encoding pyridoxamine 5'-phosphate oxidase family protein — MKASIFNDIVTSEEELRTLCGFPKELVKNKAVTVIDRHCRDFISKSPLIFLSTADSAGSCDVSPRGDAAGFVHVMDDRHLIIPERPGNKRFDSLRNILENPRIGLIFMIPGLGETLRINGQAWIVKDREILKNMEAFGKVPVLGIGVKVEECYMHCAKAFKRSHVWDDHYWPKQEELPNPAKIIAAHAEKLKLSADEVAASLKESYEQRLY, encoded by the coding sequence GTGAAAGCATCTATTTTTAATGACATCGTTACTTCGGAGGAGGAGCTCCGGACGTTATGCGGATTTCCGAAGGAATTGGTTAAGAACAAAGCGGTAACGGTCATAGACCGGCATTGCCGGGACTTTATTTCCAAGTCTCCGCTCATCTTCCTGTCCACCGCCGATTCGGCGGGCTCTTGCGATGTATCTCCGCGGGGAGATGCCGCCGGCTTTGTACACGTTATGGATGACCGCCATTTGATTATTCCCGAACGTCCCGGAAATAAACGATTCGACTCTCTGCGGAACATTCTCGAAAATCCGAGGATCGGATTGATTTTTATGATTCCCGGGCTGGGGGAGACGTTAAGAATCAACGGACAGGCCTGGATCGTGAAAGATCGGGAGATCCTGAAGAACATGGAGGCTTTCGGAAAAGTTCCGGTGCTGGGGATCGGGGTGAAAGTCGAGGAATGTTATATGCACTGCGCCAAAGCATTCAAACGGTCGCATGTGTGGGACGATCACTACTGGCCGAAACAAGAGGAGTTGCCGAACCCGGCAAAAATTATCGCCGCGCATGCGGAAAAATTAAAACTTTCCGCCGATGAGGTGGCCGCTTCGCTAAAGGAAAGCTATGAGCAGCGGTTATACTAA
- a CDS encoding NUDIX hydrolase — translation MGYIMDLRKIVGTRPLIMVGACVVVIDGDSIMLEKRTDNGMWGLPGGSLEPGESLEQVARRELFEETGLEAVQLELMDVFSGHELYYKYPHGDEVYNVVTAYLCREYRGTIRKEETEVEEVRFFEVNRLPDNISPPDQPIIRAFLSLQNHF, via the coding sequence ATGGGCTACATTATGGATTTAAGAAAGATTGTGGGTACCAGACCTTTAATTATGGTAGGCGCTTGTGTTGTAGTTATCGACGGAGACTCCATTATGTTGGAAAAAAGAACGGATAACGGCATGTGGGGGCTACCCGGGGGATCGCTGGAACCTGGGGAATCGTTGGAGCAAGTAGCCCGGAGAGAATTGTTTGAAGAGACGGGGTTGGAGGCCGTTCAGCTTGAGTTGATGGATGTTTTTTCGGGGCATGAGCTTTATTACAAGTATCCGCACGGGGACGAAGTTTATAACGTGGTAACCGCCTATCTGTGTCGAGAGTATCGCGGAACGATCCGTAAAGAGGAGACCGAAGTGGAAGAGGTCCGATTTTTTGAAGTGAACCGATTGCCGGATAACATCAGCCCGCCGGATCAACCGATCATCAGAGCATTTTTGAGTCTGCAAAATCATTTCTAA
- a CDS encoding putative quinol monooxygenase, translating to MIIIHAGFQVDPKKEASFLEEIAPLIQASRNEAGNISYRLYKDTEKEHAFTMIEVWEDSAAVDSHNSSEHFTSFVAKASQFLTEPLDIKVYSGQPLT from the coding sequence GTGATTATTATTCATGCCGGGTTTCAAGTAGATCCAAAGAAGGAAGCAAGTTTTTTGGAAGAGATTGCTCCGCTGATACAAGCCTCGAGAAATGAAGCCGGTAATATATCGTACCGACTGTATAAAGATACGGAAAAAGAACATGCGTTTACGATGATTGAAGTCTGGGAAGATTCGGCTGCAGTGGATTCCCATAATTCCAGTGAACATTTTACCTCATTCGTGGCCAAGGCGAGTCAATTTTTAACCGAACCGTTGGATATAAAAGTTTATAGTGGGCAGCCTTTGACGTGA
- a CDS encoding Lsa family ABC-F type ribosomal protection protein, producing MSLIKVTNLTFAYEGSYDNIFEDVSFQIDTAWKLGFTGRNGRGKTTFLNLLQDKYEYSGHISADVGFEYFPFHINNPEYLTMDVVSEIFPDYVNWELMRELNLLKVSEDVLYRPFASLSNGEQTKVMLAALFLKENRFLLIDEPTNHLDMEGRKLVSDYLAGKSGFILVSHDRAFLDNCVDHILSINKMNIEIQKGNFSDWWENKQLQDNYELADNDKLKKDIKRLSEAAKRTNNWSHEVEKTKNGTRNSGSKVDKGYIGHKAAKMMKRSKSMEQRQQSAIEEKSKLLKNIETSESLKITQLPFHNSRLAQLEHVSIFYGEKTVCEDISFTIEQGERIALSGKNGSGKSSIIKLICGEEISHTGTVRTGSQLKISYVNQDTSHLQGNLTDYARSEGIDESLFKAILRKLDFSRIQFEKDMAAFSGGQKKKVLIARSLCEQAHLLVWDEPLNFIDVISRMQIEVLLLQYAPTILFVEHDREFCDHIATKIVEL from the coding sequence ATGTCATTAATTAAAGTAACGAATCTGACTTTTGCCTATGAGGGCAGTTACGATAACATTTTTGAAGACGTCAGCTTTCAAATCGATACCGCTTGGAAACTAGGCTTTACGGGGCGGAACGGCAGGGGGAAAACGACGTTTCTGAACCTGCTTCAGGACAAATACGAATACAGCGGGCATATTTCCGCCGACGTCGGCTTTGAGTATTTTCCTTTCCATATCAACAACCCGGAATATCTGACCATGGATGTCGTCAGCGAAATATTTCCGGACTACGTCAACTGGGAACTCATGCGCGAATTGAACTTGCTGAAGGTGTCCGAGGATGTGTTGTACCGGCCGTTTGCGTCCTTGTCGAACGGCGAGCAGACGAAGGTGATGCTTGCGGCCTTGTTCCTGAAGGAAAACCGCTTCCTGCTCATCGACGAACCGACCAACCATTTGGACATGGAAGGGCGAAAGCTCGTGAGCGATTATTTGGCGGGCAAAAGCGGTTTTATTCTGGTCTCGCACGACCGGGCGTTTTTGGACAACTGCGTGGATCATATCCTGTCCATCAACAAGATGAATATCGAAATTCAGAAGGGCAATTTTTCCGACTGGTGGGAAAACAAACAGCTGCAGGATAATTATGAGCTCGCTGATAACGATAAGCTAAAAAAAGATATCAAACGCTTGTCGGAAGCGGCGAAACGGACGAACAACTGGTCGCACGAGGTGGAAAAAACAAAAAACGGTACGAGAAACTCCGGGTCGAAGGTGGATAAGGGATATATCGGCCATAAAGCCGCCAAGATGATGAAGCGCTCCAAATCGATGGAGCAACGGCAGCAATCCGCCATTGAAGAAAAGTCCAAACTATTGAAAAACATTGAAACGTCGGAGAGTTTAAAGATCACACAGCTTCCTTTTCATAACTCCAGGCTGGCCCAGCTTGAGCACGTTTCGATTTTTTACGGGGAGAAGACGGTTTGCGAGGATATCAGCTTTACGATCGAGCAGGGGGAGCGGATTGCGCTTTCCGGGAAAAACGGCTCCGGCAAATCTAGCATCATTAAACTGATTTGCGGTGAGGAGATTAGCCACACGGGGACGGTTAGAACAGGAAGTCAACTTAAAATATCTTATGTTAACCAAGATACTTCCCATCTCCAAGGCAATTTAACGGACTATGCCCGTAGTGAAGGAATTGATGAAAGCCTCTTTAAGGCGATCTTAAGAAAGCTGGATTTTTCCCGAATCCAATTCGAAAAGGACATGGCGGCATTTAGCGGCGGTCAAAAAAAGAAAGTGCTGATCGCGAGAAGTCTCTGCGAGCAAGCCCATCTCCTGGTCTGGGACGAACCGCTGAATTTCATCGACGTCATTTCGCGCATGCAAATCGAAGTACTGCTGCTGCAATACGCGCCGACCATCCTTTTCGTGGAGCATGACCGCGAATTTTGCGATCATATAGCCACTAAGATTGTCGAGCTATAG
- a CDS encoding stalk domain-containing protein: MKWSFKLVKIQTLFLLLLLSIPLFLSSAASAASSDSITIEDPVLEKIVRSLLGKPSGPITAEDAARITEIDTSKSYDAMAEGAQNGAGAGSAGMFPGIQSLEGLQHFAHLQRLYIAPDYTHPFQPEHRIKDVAPLSKLSKLEDLTISSGSLKSLDGLQNLNNLKRLTLQYNGGLSDLKPLRGLTSLEELDLTGNHVADLSPIGHLPKLHKLELDANPLVDLEPLRGLKGLTELSFADLTLASDTPHPKPIGLEALSGLTGLVKLNVEAARVADLAPIKPLSRLEELDAGQNPNLLHPETVSSFPNLTRLSLPAVGLKDVAPLTGLTKLESLDISMNQIETVDPLRGLSRLRTFNAAANRLSSIAVINAWPELEYAHLSHNLLASIEGIQPGPKLKLLDIEGNIVDYREPSGSAAVIQRLKEAGAEVLLTTYEPFPDILFRQTQDVYVLGKFVKLDKAPFNNKGRFYVPLRFVSETLGANVKWDKSARKVTIHGKNRELELTIGEKTILVNGKRMETDAAPMMVGGTTFVPVRFVSEQLGIYVQSIGNSAVGLILPD, encoded by the coding sequence ATGAAATGGAGCTTTAAATTGGTCAAGATACAAACGCTTTTTCTTTTGCTGCTGCTGTCGATCCCGCTTTTCCTGTCATCCGCCGCGTCGGCGGCTTCTTCCGACTCCATAACCATTGAGGACCCCGTGCTGGAAAAAATCGTCCGCTCCCTCCTCGGCAAACCTTCCGGACCGATTACCGCCGAGGACGCCGCGCGCATCACGGAGATCGATACCTCGAAGTCCTATGACGCCATGGCTGAGGGTGCGCAAAACGGTGCGGGCGCCGGATCGGCCGGAATGTTTCCCGGCATTCAAAGCCTTGAGGGGCTTCAGCATTTCGCCCATTTGCAACGGCTGTATATCGCACCGGACTATACACACCCTTTTCAACCTGAGCATCGCATCAAAGACGTTGCCCCGCTAAGTAAACTAAGCAAACTCGAGGATCTTACCATATCTTCGGGTTCACTTAAGTCGCTTGACGGGTTGCAAAACTTGAACAACCTGAAGCGATTGACATTGCAGTATAACGGCGGGCTGTCGGATCTTAAGCCGCTCCGCGGTCTGACTTCCCTCGAAGAACTGGATTTGACCGGAAACCATGTCGCGGACCTGTCTCCCATCGGCCACTTGCCGAAGCTCCATAAGCTTGAGCTGGATGCGAACCCGCTCGTTGATTTGGAACCGCTGCGCGGACTTAAAGGACTGACGGAGCTGTCGTTCGCCGATTTGACCCTCGCCAGCGACACCCCCCATCCGAAGCCGATTGGGCTGGAAGCGTTAAGCGGACTGACCGGACTCGTTAAGTTAAACGTGGAGGCGGCACGCGTGGCAGACCTCGCTCCGATTAAGCCGCTTTCCCGCCTGGAAGAATTGGATGCGGGACAAAATCCGAACCTGCTGCATCCCGAAACCGTAAGCTCGTTCCCGAATCTAACCCGGCTGTCGCTCCCGGCGGTCGGTTTGAAAGATGTCGCACCGCTAACCGGGCTTACGAAGCTGGAATCCCTCGATATCAGCATGAACCAGATCGAAACGGTCGACCCGCTGCGCGGCTTGTCCCGGCTTCGCACCTTTAACGCAGCCGCCAATCGCCTGTCTTCGATCGCCGTCATCAATGCGTGGCCTGAGCTTGAATACGCCCATCTCAGCCATAATCTGCTCGCTTCGATCGAAGGAATCCAGCCCGGCCCGAAACTGAAGCTGCTTGACATCGAAGGCAATATCGTTGATTACCGTGAACCGTCCGGCTCCGCTGCCGTGATCCAAAGGTTGAAGGAAGCAGGCGCCGAAGTGCTGCTTACGACCTACGAGCCATTTCCGGACATATTGTTCCGCCAGACTCAGGACGTATATGTTTTGGGGAAATTTGTAAAATTGGACAAAGCCCCTTTCAACAATAAAGGGAGATTTTACGTGCCGCTCCGGTTCGTATCGGAAACGCTGGGGGCTAACGTGAAATGGGATAAATCGGCGCGCAAAGTAACGATACACGGGAAAAACCGCGAGCTTGAACTTACGATCGGAGAAAAAACCATCCTTGTGAACGGAAAACGCATGGAGACGGATGCGGCTCCGATGATGGTCGGAGGTACCACCTTCGTTCCCGTCCGCTTTGTTTCCGAACAGCTCGGCATTTACGTTCAGTCGATTGGGAACAGCGCAGTCGGCCTGATCCTGCCGGATTGA
- a CDS encoding phage tail protein: MMKSYYKKALILGALGVMLTAGAVVNPGQAEASTDPYLGEIQLFPYSFTPEGWMKAEGQELSISQNPTLYSLLGTKFGGNGQTTFALPDLRGASPMPGVSYYISINGAFPPRE; encoded by the coding sequence ATGATGAAAAGTTATTACAAAAAAGCTCTGATCCTCGGTGCCCTGGGAGTGATGTTAACGGCAGGCGCAGTGGTTAATCCCGGGCAGGCGGAAGCGTCGACAGATCCGTATTTAGGCGAGATTCAGCTGTTCCCCTACAGCTTCACCCCGGAAGGCTGGATGAAAGCCGAAGGCCAGGAGTTGTCGATTTCTCAAAACCCAACTTTATATTCCTTGCTCGGAACAAAATTCGGCGGGAACGGTCAAACGACGTTTGCGCTGCCGGACTTGCGCGGAGCTTCGCCGATGCCGGGGGTTTCCTATTATATTTCTATAAACGGTGCGTTCCCGCCTCGCGAGTAG